The Nocardioides panzhihuensis genome has a segment encoding these proteins:
- a CDS encoding DMT family transporter has translation MSWIFLVGSGVLEAVWALALGRTEGFSRLVPSVVFGVALVGSLAGLALAMRTLPIGTAYAVWVGIGAALTVGYSMATGAESISAVRVMLIVALVGCVIGLKVTH, from the coding sequence ATGTCTTGGATTTTTCTTGTTGGATCAGGCGTCCTCGAGGCTGTGTGGGCGCTCGCCCTGGGTCGTACCGAGGGCTTCTCGCGGTTGGTCCCGTCGGTGGTCTTCGGCGTCGCTCTCGTTGGCAGCCTGGCAGGGCTCGCACTGGCCATGCGCACGCTGCCGATCGGCACAGCGTACGCGGTCTGGGTGGGCATCGGCGCGGCGCTCACCGTCGGCTACTCGATGGCCACCGGAGCCGAGTCGATCAGCGCCGTACGCGTCATGCTGATCGTCGCTCTCGTCGGCTGTGTCATCGGCCTCAAGGTCACTCACTGA
- a CDS encoding MOSC domain-containing protein encodes MTDELKVVRAGFAPIKGTRHLAHDRLVLDDLGVVGDRGFALVSVDTSAPSRGRVLRTVQHPSLVAVRAEVAGGGLEIELPGGETVSAEPVVTGESIICDYWGREVELELLDGAHSELFSRWLGRPVRLARARRGDVVFAGAVSMVTTASLADLARRVGDEAALAAARFRPNLVVETEEPYAEDTWLGREVQVGVARLRIGVPIPRCAVIDIHPETGERDVRLLKTLASHRPLNRAGEPAFGVFAEVVAPGVVG; translated from the coding sequence GTGACCGATGAGCTGAAGGTCGTGCGCGCAGGGTTCGCGCCGATCAAGGGGACCAGGCATCTGGCCCACGACCGGCTGGTGCTCGATGACCTGGGAGTCGTCGGGGACCGCGGGTTCGCGCTGGTGTCGGTCGACACCAGCGCGCCGAGTAGGGGGCGGGTGCTGCGGACCGTGCAGCATCCCTCGCTGGTCGCGGTGCGGGCAGAGGTGGCCGGGGGCGGCCTCGAGATCGAGCTGCCGGGCGGCGAGACCGTCTCGGCCGAGCCGGTCGTGACCGGAGAGAGCATCATCTGCGACTACTGGGGCCGCGAGGTCGAGCTCGAGCTGCTCGACGGAGCCCACTCGGAGCTGTTCTCGCGGTGGCTCGGCCGGCCGGTGCGGCTGGCCCGTGCCCGCCGAGGTGACGTCGTCTTCGCCGGTGCGGTGTCGATGGTGACCACGGCGTCGCTGGCCGACCTCGCCCGACGGGTCGGCGACGAAGCCGCCCTCGCGGCGGCGCGGTTCCGGCCGAACCTGGTCGTCGAGACCGAGGAGCCCTATGCCGAGGACACCTGGCTCGGCCGGGAGGTCCAGGTCGGGGTGGCGAGACTCCGGATCGGCGTGCCCATCCCGCGGTGCGCCGTGATCGACATCCACCCGGAGACGGGGGAGCGGGACGTACGCCTGCTGAAGACGCTCGCCTCCCACCGGCCGCTCAACCGGGCCGGCGAGCCGGCGTTCGGGGTCTTCGCCGAGGTGGTCGCACCCGGGGTGGTGGGCTGA
- a CDS encoding ABC transporter permease, whose protein sequence is MRTQPVWQIVARREIAVRVTDKSTIIGTVIMLAVIVGALGFAAWSESREKTYEVAYSSTTSQAMVENIAERSTEIDEKVHIEPVAVDDADAAEHALEEEQIDAYLHPDADGWTLLTLAEADSELRGVVEQAVEAIVLTGNAEAAGTSAAELTKGSAVALDQIEGDSELSAIRWVVGYALAIVFYFASIMFGMTLANSVVEEKQSRIVEMIAAAVPLRQLLAGKIIGNAVIAVGQMLIYVAVGLVGLSLTDFSFALPALSGAIGWFVVFFLVGFVVLSTLWAVAGALASRTEDLQSSSTPITMLLMVMFFGALYLDGVGERIGSYIPPLSAVLMPMRLVDGTAAWWEPIIALALLIAFGVALVRLAERLYSRALLQTGGQLSLKAAWRLEE, encoded by the coding sequence ATGAGGACGCAACCTGTCTGGCAGATCGTCGCGCGCCGCGAGATCGCCGTCCGCGTCACGGACAAGTCGACCATCATCGGCACCGTGATCATGCTCGCCGTGATCGTGGGCGCGCTCGGCTTCGCCGCGTGGAGCGAGAGTCGGGAGAAGACGTACGAGGTCGCCTACTCCTCGACGACGTCACAGGCCATGGTCGAGAACATCGCCGAACGGTCGACCGAGATCGATGAGAAGGTGCACATCGAGCCCGTCGCCGTCGACGACGCGGACGCCGCCGAGCACGCGCTCGAGGAGGAGCAGATCGACGCGTACCTGCATCCGGACGCGGACGGTTGGACTCTGCTCACGCTCGCGGAGGCCGACTCCGAGCTGCGCGGCGTGGTCGAACAGGCGGTCGAGGCGATCGTCCTCACCGGGAACGCCGAAGCGGCTGGCACCAGCGCGGCCGAGCTGACCAAGGGCTCGGCGGTCGCGCTCGACCAGATCGAGGGCGACAGCGAGCTGAGTGCGATCCGCTGGGTGGTCGGGTACGCCCTCGCCATCGTCTTCTACTTCGCCTCGATCATGTTCGGGATGACACTGGCCAACAGCGTCGTGGAGGAGAAGCAGTCGAGGATCGTGGAGATGATCGCCGCGGCCGTGCCGCTGCGCCAGCTGCTGGCCGGCAAGATCATCGGCAACGCCGTCATCGCCGTCGGGCAGATGCTCATCTACGTGGCCGTCGGACTGGTCGGACTGAGCCTGACCGACTTCAGCTTCGCGCTGCCGGCCCTGTCGGGGGCGATCGGGTGGTTCGTCGTCTTCTTCCTGGTCGGCTTCGTGGTGCTCTCCACCCTGTGGGCGGTCGCGGGCGCGCTCGCCTCGCGCACCGAGGACCTGCAGTCCTCCTCCACCCCGATCACGATGCTGCTCATGGTGATGTTCTTCGGCGCCCTCTACCTCGACGGCGTCGGCGAGCGGATCGGCTCCTACATCCCGCCGCTCTCCGCGGTGCTGATGCCGATGCGGCTGGTCGACGGCACCGCCGCCTGGTGGGAGCCGATCATCGCCCTGGCCCTGCTCATCGCCTTCGGCGTTGCCCTCGTACGCCTCGCCGAGCGTCTCTACAGCCGCGCCCTGCTCCAGACCGGCGGCCAGCTCTCCCTCAAGGCCGCCTGGCGCCTGGAGGAGTAG
- a CDS encoding TetR family transcriptional regulator has protein sequence MSQISPRPGRGRPRLLPGKVAANPRDQILAAAAELFVGRGYAGTTTREIADGAGLRQASIYYHFGSKEEILAVLLERSVQERVEQAGKIEAELGSVTPEVGLYALAVSDMSGLVAMPHNIGMLYRLPDVIASPVYDRYDHLRGDLVAGYGRVAQRAAGERISASSGEPGLGELLVQMVESVVSLRREDRVGSTTVATIASACLRLCGIAEDAIEQARGAALTALARA, from the coding sequence GTGTCACAGATCTCGCCGCGTCCGGGTCGCGGCCGCCCACGGCTGCTCCCGGGCAAGGTTGCGGCGAACCCTCGAGATCAGATCCTCGCTGCCGCCGCGGAGCTCTTCGTGGGCCGCGGCTATGCCGGCACCACCACCCGCGAGATCGCGGACGGTGCCGGGCTGAGGCAGGCGTCGATCTACTACCACTTCGGCAGCAAGGAGGAGATCCTCGCTGTGCTGCTGGAGCGCTCGGTCCAGGAGCGGGTCGAGCAGGCCGGGAAGATCGAGGCCGAGCTGGGGTCCGTGACTCCCGAGGTGGGCCTGTACGCCCTCGCCGTCAGCGACATGAGCGGCCTGGTCGCGATGCCCCACAACATCGGCATGCTCTACCGCCTCCCCGACGTCATCGCCTCACCCGTCTACGACCGCTACGACCATCTCCGCGGTGACCTCGTCGCCGGCTACGGACGGGTGGCGCAGCGGGCGGCGGGGGAGCGGATCTCTGCGAGCAGCGGCGAGCCGGGGCTCGGTGAGCTCCTCGTGCAGATGGTCGAGAGCGTCGTCAGCCTCCGTCGGGAGGACCGGGTCGGCAGCACGACCGTCGCGACGATCGCCTCGGCCTGCCTGCGGCTGTGCGGGATCGCCGAGGACGCGATCGAGCAGGCACGCGGGGCGGCCCTCACGGCGCTGGCGCGGGCTTAG
- a CDS encoding ABC transporter ATP-binding protein, producing MLEVSGLTRRFGDMVAVDDVSFPVPSGGLTGFVGGNGAGKTTTMRMIMGVLAAHAGTVSWQGHEVTREDRRRFGYMPEERGLYPKQPILEQLVYLARLRGMSAADARREITVLLERFGLGGRTKDPLEKLSLGNQQRVQIIAALVPAPMALVLDEPFSGLDPDAIDAMADLLREHARDGVPVVFSSHQLDLVDRLCDRLVVMARGRVVAQGTGEELRAEAALRYRLVLGGDAGWVRDVPGLHVRDVSGPEAEIEIVSDGAEQKLLAEATARGSVLDFHRVVPRLSEIYREVTA from the coding sequence ATGCTCGAGGTCAGCGGGCTGACCCGCCGCTTCGGCGACATGGTCGCCGTCGACGACGTGTCCTTCCCGGTCCCGTCCGGTGGGCTCACCGGGTTCGTGGGCGGCAACGGTGCCGGGAAGACCACCACCATGCGGATGATCATGGGGGTGCTGGCCGCTCACGCCGGCACGGTCTCCTGGCAGGGGCACGAGGTGACCCGTGAGGACCGGCGCCGGTTCGGCTACATGCCCGAGGAGCGCGGCCTCTACCCGAAGCAGCCGATCCTGGAGCAGCTGGTCTACCTGGCCAGGCTCCGCGGCATGAGCGCCGCCGACGCGCGCCGGGAGATCACCGTGCTGCTGGAGCGGTTCGGTCTCGGCGGGCGCACGAAGGACCCGCTGGAGAAGCTGTCCCTCGGCAACCAGCAGCGCGTCCAGATCATCGCCGCGCTCGTCCCGGCTCCGATGGCGCTGGTCCTCGACGAGCCGTTCTCGGGGCTCGATCCCGACGCCATCGACGCGATGGCCGACCTGCTGCGCGAGCACGCTCGCGACGGCGTACCCGTCGTCTTCTCCTCCCACCAGCTCGACCTGGTTGACCGGCTGTGCGACCGCCTCGTGGTCATGGCCCGCGGCCGGGTGGTCGCTCAGGGGACGGGCGAGGAGCTGCGTGCCGAGGCCGCGCTGCGCTACCGGCTCGTGCTCGGCGGCGACGCCGGCTGGGTACGCGACGTACCGGGCCTCCACGTCCGCGACGTCTCCGGTCCCGAGGCCGAGATCGAGATCGTCTCCGACGGCGCCGAGCAGAAGCTGCTCGCCGAGGCCACCGCCCGCGGGAGCGTGCTCGACTTCCACCGCGTCGTACCCCGCCTGTCCGAGATCTACCGGGAGGTCACCGCATGA
- a CDS encoding SMP-30/gluconolactonase/LRE family protein, protein MAREISTVVEDLHYLECPRWHQDRIWFVDFYSYKVYSAREDGSDLRVEAEVPGQPSGLGWLPDGHLLVVSMRDRRILRRESDGSLVTHADLSGHVDHHLNDMVVDDQGRAYVGNFGFDIMAGADVASTVLLRVDPDGTVAEVADDLWFPNGSVITDDGTLIVDETCGNRISAFDIAADGSLTNRRMWAKFGELTTHTAFGEAMGDAVLAPDGCCLDAEGAVWTADAVFGRLVRVAEGGEILEQIEPGGGVFACMLGGSDGKTLYACAAPDFFEEPRKANTEARLLAIRVDVPRAGRP, encoded by the coding sequence GTGGCCCGAGAGATCAGCACCGTTGTGGAGGACCTGCACTACCTGGAGTGCCCGAGGTGGCACCAGGACCGGATCTGGTTCGTGGACTTCTACTCCTACAAGGTCTACTCGGCGCGGGAGGACGGGTCGGACCTCCGGGTCGAGGCGGAGGTGCCGGGGCAGCCGTCCGGGCTGGGCTGGCTCCCCGACGGCCATCTCCTCGTCGTCTCGATGCGCGACCGCCGGATCCTGCGCCGCGAGAGCGACGGCTCGCTGGTCACCCATGCCGACCTCAGCGGCCACGTCGACCACCACCTCAACGACATGGTGGTCGACGATCAGGGCAGGGCGTACGTCGGAAACTTCGGCTTCGACATCATGGCGGGCGCCGACGTGGCCTCGACGGTGCTGCTTCGGGTCGACCCGGACGGGACCGTGGCCGAGGTCGCCGACGACCTGTGGTTCCCCAACGGCAGCGTGATCACCGACGACGGCACGCTCATCGTCGACGAGACCTGCGGCAACCGGATCAGTGCCTTCGACATCGCCGCGGACGGGTCGCTGACCAACCGGCGTATGTGGGCGAAGTTCGGCGAGCTCACCACCCACACCGCGTTCGGGGAGGCGATGGGCGATGCCGTCCTGGCACCCGACGGCTGCTGCCTGGACGCAGAGGGCGCGGTGTGGACCGCCGACGCGGTCTTCGGCCGGCTGGTCAGGGTCGCCGAGGGCGGCGAGATCCTCGAGCAGATCGAGCCGGGCGGTGGCGTCTTCGCCTGCATGCTGGGCGGCAGCGACGGGAAGACGCTGTACGCCTGTGCCGCGCCCGACTTCTTCGAGGAGCCGCGCAAGGCCAACACCGAGGCGCGGCTGCTGGCCATCCGGGTCGACGTGCCCCGAGCCGGTCGCCCTTAG
- a CDS encoding VWA domain-containing protein: MNRTGWTTVVAGGLGLVLLGWFLVANVLPDGSGPGRLPDTVTLKVAAGSELDDVLCAGGTSQAEESTGTPVRCKPGALVERLREETNVLLEPEFIGTLEAADAIVADRDRYDAAWFASDDYLRLALAAKGTDELTSSDPIMRSPVALGVHHGVAARLGWTDDAEVSWEEIARRAADGELGFLMTSPASSNSGLSTLAGVATAFDADPPLQSEDVGVVQDDVRQLFSGQLGRAASSGWLSDKFRENPTAYDAIFNYESELLALSKQVEDLDIVYPSDGTTEATYPLTLVDPEKQKAYETAVAWLRTAEVQEELSSISGRRPGLTSVDPSAGVPNNEVKALPLPDDLGTIDELIFTYFDEFAPKTRTTYLLDTSASMDEIKMNQLRRAFEGLAGDDTSISGQFKRFRKGERLAVYTYADEAAPLGDVVVEDQPERDPALNDLIDRVGDLTGHGGTAYYDAIDAAYGAIKASSEEGVTTSVVLMTDGEQNGGQSYAQLSKKYESAYRDLGVPLYVVLVGDAATSADPSLEQLVSFAEHTGGRDVVAKDAADLRKIFQEIRDYQ; the protein is encoded by the coding sequence GTGAACCGCACGGGGTGGACGACCGTCGTCGCAGGCGGTCTGGGACTGGTGCTGCTGGGGTGGTTCCTGGTCGCCAACGTGCTCCCGGACGGCTCCGGACCTGGCAGGCTGCCGGACACGGTGACGCTGAAGGTCGCGGCCGGCTCCGAGCTCGACGACGTCCTGTGCGCCGGCGGCACCAGCCAGGCCGAGGAGTCGACCGGCACCCCGGTCCGCTGCAAGCCCGGTGCGCTCGTGGAGCGGCTCCGGGAGGAGACCAACGTCCTCCTCGAGCCGGAGTTCATCGGCACGCTCGAGGCCGCCGACGCCATCGTCGCCGACCGAGACCGCTACGACGCTGCCTGGTTCGCCTCCGACGACTACCTGCGCCTCGCGCTGGCAGCGAAGGGCACCGACGAGCTGACCTCCTCCGACCCGATCATGCGCTCGCCGGTGGCGCTGGGCGTGCACCACGGGGTCGCTGCCCGGCTGGGCTGGACCGACGACGCCGAGGTCTCGTGGGAGGAGATCGCCCGGCGCGCCGCCGACGGCGAGCTCGGGTTCCTGATGACCAGCCCCGCCTCCTCCAACTCCGGCCTGTCCACGCTCGCCGGAGTGGCCACCGCCTTCGACGCCGATCCACCGCTGCAGAGCGAAGACGTCGGCGTGGTCCAGGACGACGTACGCCAGCTCTTCAGCGGCCAGCTCGGCCGCGCGGCCAGCTCGGGATGGCTCTCGGACAAGTTTCGCGAGAACCCGACGGCCTACGACGCGATCTTCAACTACGAGTCGGAGCTGCTGGCGCTCTCGAAGCAGGTCGAGGATCTCGACATCGTCTACCCCAGCGACGGCACCACCGAGGCGACCTACCCGCTCACCCTCGTCGACCCCGAGAAGCAGAAGGCCTACGAGACGGCGGTCGCGTGGCTGCGTACGGCAGAGGTGCAGGAGGAGCTGAGCTCCATCAGCGGCCGCCGCCCAGGTCTGACGAGCGTGGATCCGTCCGCGGGCGTGCCCAACAACGAGGTCAAGGCGCTCCCGCTCCCCGACGACCTCGGCACGATCGACGAGCTGATCTTCACCTACTTCGACGAGTTCGCACCCAAGACCCGGACGACCTACCTCCTCGACACCTCCGCATCGATGGACGAGATCAAGATGAACCAGCTGCGCCGGGCCTTCGAGGGGCTGGCCGGCGACGACACCTCGATCAGCGGCCAGTTCAAACGCTTCCGCAAGGGCGAGCGGCTCGCGGTCTACACCTACGCCGACGAGGCCGCGCCGCTCGGGGACGTCGTCGTCGAGGACCAGCCGGAGCGGGACCCGGCGCTCAACGACCTCATCGACCGCGTCGGCGACCTGACCGGCCACGGCGGCACCGCCTACTACGACGCCATCGACGCGGCGTACGGCGCCATCAAGGCCTCGTCCGAAGAAGGCGTCACCACCTCGGTCGTGCTGATGACCGACGGTGAGCAGAACGGCGGGCAGTCCTATGCCCAGCTCAGCAAGAAGTACGAGTCGGCCTACCGCGATCTCGGGGTGCCGCTCTACGTGGTGCTCGTCGGCGATGCGGCCACCTCGGCCGACCCGAGTCTCGAGCAGCTGGTGAGCTTCGCCGAGCACACCGGCGGCCGTGACGTGGTCGCCAAGGACGCCGCCGACCTACGCAAGATCTTCCAGGAGATCCGTGACTACCAGTAA
- a CDS encoding LysR substrate-binding domain-containing protein, translating to MTFTVGFVTGATPDKWARIWRDRSRERLELVPVAEEDQERLLRAGELDMCLVRLPVDREGLHCIPLYEEQPVAVMGHEHLLSLLEEVTLDDLAEEQLVIPERGGWTPSAEQLAWPSMTEKDAVETVAAGTGVAIVPLSIARLFHRKDAVFRPVVGIEPTTVGLAWLIDNDDERVQTFIGIVRGRSRNSSRG from the coding sequence GTGACATTCACCGTCGGCTTCGTCACCGGAGCCACCCCCGACAAGTGGGCCAGGATCTGGCGTGACCGCAGCCGCGAGCGACTCGAGCTCGTCCCGGTCGCCGAGGAGGATCAGGAGCGGCTGCTGCGTGCCGGCGAGCTCGACATGTGCCTCGTACGTCTCCCTGTGGACCGCGAGGGCCTGCACTGCATCCCGCTCTACGAGGAGCAGCCGGTCGCCGTGATGGGCCACGAGCACCTGCTCTCCCTGCTCGAGGAGGTCACCCTCGATGACCTCGCCGAGGAGCAGCTGGTCATCCCCGAGCGCGGCGGCTGGACGCCGAGCGCCGAGCAGCTGGCGTGGCCGTCGATGACCGAGAAGGACGCCGTCGAGACGGTCGCCGCCGGCACCGGGGTGGCGATCGTGCCGCTGTCGATCGCCCGGCTGTTCCACCGCAAGGACGCCGTCTTCCGGCCCGTAGTCGGCATCGAGCCCACGACCGTCGGCCTCGCCTGGCTGATCGACAACGACGACGAGCGGGTGCAGACCTTCATCGGCATCGTCCGCGGCCGCTCGCGGAACTCCTCCCGCGGCTGA
- a CDS encoding lipid kinase, which translates to MQTLLSRDSVKVALVVNAGSRRGEDALASSEKMLRDAGIEDVRAYAVHSGEELESTLDEVAADQPDLLVIGGGDGSVSAAAARIAGTDVVLAVLPLGTANDFARTLELDQDPETAIQQVLEGKIINVDIGKANGHTYLNVASFGLSVAVTDALDPRLKKLIGPAAYPVATLQAYRHHRPFTARLEFPDGDHDTVELDDLLQVAVGNGRHYGGGNTVSPTASVDDDLLDVYAIVRGRMRDHVSIARLLKSGHFIEHDQVHHVTTTAVRITTDEPMPVNLDGEILTETPTDFTLESNALHVAVPIRSRAGRLDGPPPDVQDQES; encoded by the coding sequence ATGCAAACGCTGTTGTCGCGCGACTCCGTCAAGGTCGCCCTCGTCGTCAACGCCGGCTCACGCCGTGGAGAGGACGCGCTGGCCTCGTCGGAGAAGATGCTCCGCGATGCGGGGATCGAGGACGTGCGCGCCTACGCAGTCCACTCGGGGGAGGAGCTGGAGAGCACGCTGGACGAGGTGGCCGCCGACCAGCCCGACCTGCTCGTCATCGGCGGCGGTGACGGCTCGGTGAGCGCCGCGGCGGCTCGGATCGCCGGGACCGACGTCGTGCTCGCCGTGCTGCCGCTCGGCACCGCCAACGACTTCGCCCGCACGCTCGAGCTGGACCAGGATCCGGAGACCGCGATCCAGCAGGTGCTCGAGGGAAAGATCATCAACGTCGACATCGGCAAGGCCAACGGCCACACCTATCTCAACGTCGCCTCCTTCGGTCTCTCCGTCGCGGTGACCGATGCCCTGGACCCTCGGCTGAAGAAGCTGATCGGGCCGGCGGCCTATCCGGTCGCCACGCTGCAGGCGTACCGTCATCACCGGCCGTTCACCGCCCGGCTGGAGTTCCCCGACGGTGACCACGACACGGTGGAGCTCGACGACCTGCTCCAGGTCGCGGTCGGCAACGGCCGCCACTACGGCGGCGGCAACACGGTCTCGCCCACGGCCTCGGTGGACGACGACCTGCTCGACGTCTACGCGATCGTCCGCGGCCGCATGCGCGACCACGTCTCCATCGCGCGGCTGCTGAAGAGCGGCCACTTCATCGAGCACGACCAGGTGCACCACGTGACCACCACGGCGGTGCGGATCACCACCGACGAGCCGATGCCGGTCAACCTCGACGGGGAGATCCTCACCGAGACGCCGACCGACTTCACCCTCGAGAGCAACGCGCTCCATGTCGCGGTGCCGATCCGCAGCCGTGCCGGCCGCCTCGACGGTCCGCCGCCGGACGTCCAGGACCAGGAGAGCTAA
- a CDS encoding isocitrate lyase/PEP mutase family protein produces MSLAENFLSLHLPGTPLLMPNAWDAGSAKVLASLGFQALATTSSGYAATLGRLDGEVSRDEVIAHAAALVEAVQVPVSADLEAGFAATTAEVEETFRRAAATGLAGGSIEDYAGVEEDTIYSREEAAERVAAAAAAAGDGFVLTARAENHIRGRDDLDDTIARLQAYQEAGADVLFAPGVVAVEDIRRLVGAVDRPVNVLLLPGGPSVPELAEAGAARISVGGAFAFAALGAVKRAAEELLGGGTTGYTELAAEGAKAFRSAG; encoded by the coding sequence ATGTCGCTCGCCGAGAACTTCCTGTCGCTGCACCTGCCAGGCACACCGCTGCTGATGCCCAACGCCTGGGACGCGGGCTCTGCCAAGGTCCTGGCCTCGCTGGGCTTCCAGGCCCTGGCCACGACCAGCAGCGGGTACGCCGCGACCCTCGGGCGGCTCGACGGCGAGGTCAGCCGGGACGAGGTGATCGCGCACGCGGCCGCGCTGGTCGAGGCGGTCCAGGTGCCGGTCTCGGCCGACCTGGAGGCCGGTTTCGCGGCCACCACGGCCGAGGTCGAGGAGACCTTCCGGCGTGCCGCGGCCACCGGTCTGGCGGGCGGTTCGATCGAGGACTACGCCGGAGTCGAGGAGGACACGATCTACTCCCGCGAGGAGGCCGCCGAGCGGGTCGCCGCGGCGGCCGCTGCGGCAGGCGACGGCTTCGTCCTCACCGCCCGCGCCGAGAACCACATCCGCGGCCGTGACGATCTCGACGACACCATCGCCCGTCTGCAGGCCTACCAGGAGGCGGGTGCCGACGTCCTCTTCGCGCCGGGGGTCGTCGCCGTCGAGGACATACGCCGCCTGGTGGGCGCCGTCGACCGCCCGGTCAACGTCCTGCTGCTCCCGGGCGGCCCGTCGGTCCCGGAGCTGGCCGAGGCGGGCGCGGCCCGCATCTCGGTGGGCGGCGCGTTCGCCTTCGCCGCCCTCGGCGCCGTCAAGCGCGCCGCCGAGGAGCTGCTCGGCGGCGGGACGACCGGTTACACGGAGCTGGCGGCCGAGGGTGCCAAGGCATTTCGCAGCGCTGGTTGA
- a CDS encoding cation diffusion facilitator family transporter, producing MGHDHEHISPAADRRYLIAAMTLLGVFLIGEVTVAILANSLALLADAGHMLTDIGAIAAALWAMRLASRPAHGQWTYGWKRAEILSAALNGITLLVFAAVVGVEAVRRLIDPPDAEGLPMFVVAVVGCGVNIVAAALMARANRTSLNIEGAYQHVLSDLYGFIGTLVAAIVILLTGWTRADPMASLVVVALMTYAGVRLLRDSGRILLEGAPAEVDVEDLRRHLLEVDDVLEVHDLHAWTVTSGLPAVSAHLTLRPECFDDGSAPKVLDRVQACLTGHFDVEHSTFQLEPETHLAHEPGMH from the coding sequence ATGGGCCACGATCACGAACACATCTCACCGGCGGCCGACCGGCGCTACCTGATCGCCGCGATGACGCTCCTGGGTGTGTTCCTGATCGGCGAGGTGACGGTCGCGATCCTCGCGAACTCGCTCGCGCTGCTGGCCGACGCCGGCCACATGCTCACCGACATCGGTGCGATCGCGGCAGCGCTGTGGGCGATGCGGCTGGCCTCGCGACCCGCGCACGGGCAGTGGACCTACGGCTGGAAGCGCGCCGAGATCCTCTCCGCCGCACTCAACGGGATCACCCTGCTCGTCTTCGCCGCGGTCGTGGGGGTCGAGGCGGTCAGGCGGCTGATCGACCCGCCCGACGCCGAAGGCCTGCCGATGTTCGTCGTCGCGGTCGTCGGCTGTGGCGTCAACATCGTGGCGGCCGCCCTGATGGCGCGCGCCAACCGCACCTCGCTCAACATCGAGGGCGCCTACCAGCACGTGCTCTCCGACCTCTACGGCTTCATCGGCACCCTCGTCGCCGCGATCGTCATCCTGCTCACCGGCTGGACCCGCGCCGATCCGATGGCCTCGCTCGTGGTGGTCGCCCTGATGACGTACGCCGGTGTCCGACTGCTGCGCGACAGCGGCCGGATCCTGCTCGAGGGTGCGCCGGCGGAGGTCGACGTCGAGGACCTGCGCCGGCATCTGCTCGAGGTCGACGATGTGCTCGAGGTGCACGACCTGCATGCCTGGACCGTCACCTCGGGTCTACCCGCGGTCTCGGCGCACCTGACCCTGCGCCCGGAGTGCTTCGACGACGGCAGCGCACCGAAGGTCCTCGACCGGGTCCAGGCCTGTCTGACCGGACACTTCGACGTCGAGCACTCCACCTTCCAGCTCGAGCCCGAGACTCATCTGGCCCACGAGCCGGGGATGCACTAG
- a CDS encoding response regulator produces MIRVLLADDQQLVRSGFRLILSLEDDISVVGEASDGADAIAKARELQPDVVLMDVQMPGTDGIEATRTVVTEGQAKVIILTTFDRDDYLFDALAAGASGFLLKNADPDSLAEAVRAAADGHALLAPEVTMRVIGRVNSDNAPAAARPKPPRELDLLTAREREVLLLIGEGLSNNEIARRLFLTEATVKTHVSACLAKLQLRDRVQTVVFIHRHGLLPAGPPNS; encoded by the coding sequence ATGATCCGCGTGCTGCTCGCCGACGACCAGCAGCTGGTGCGCTCCGGGTTCCGTCTCATCCTCTCGTTGGAGGATGACATCTCGGTGGTCGGCGAGGCCTCCGACGGCGCGGACGCGATCGCCAAGGCACGCGAGCTGCAGCCCGACGTGGTGCTGATGGACGTGCAGATGCCCGGCACCGACGGCATCGAGGCGACGCGTACGGTGGTCACCGAGGGGCAGGCCAAGGTGATCATCCTGACCACCTTCGACCGCGACGACTATCTCTTCGACGCGCTCGCGGCCGGCGCCAGCGGCTTCCTGCTCAAGAACGCCGACCCCGACTCGCTGGCCGAGGCCGTGCGCGCGGCCGCCGACGGTCACGCGCTGCTGGCCCCGGAGGTCACGATGCGGGTGATCGGCCGGGTGAACAGCGACAACGCCCCGGCGGCGGCGAGACCGAAGCCACCCAGAGAGCTCGACCTGCTCACCGCCCGCGAGCGAGAGGTGCTCCTGCTCATCGGCGAGGGGCTGAGCAACAACGAGATCGCCCGCCGGTTGTTCCTGACCGAGGCGACCGTGAAGACGCACGTGTCGGCCTGCCTGGCCAAGCTGCAGCTGCGCGACCGGGTTCAGACGGTGGTCTTCATCCACCGTCACGGGCTGCTGCCCGCAGGCCCGCCCAACAGCTGA